In Bremerella alba, one DNA window encodes the following:
- a CDS encoding ATP-binding protein, with protein sequence MSRNSDESGGCSIDEVITTAALANRPSRSPDFAAENQALLELGSAFADSPKGVLQKLADIALELCGAGSSGISIAEAEGDQAIFRWRATAGEFQKYYLGTMPRDFSPCGVVLQRDDLQVMSNPARAFPYIASISPQPLEVLLVPFYRQDQAIGTVWVVSHSEHKKFDAEDARIVKNLAQFASAAVQNLQALEESENVANQVSSQQKALEQIEQDLLETQRRLQSTLSAAEVATWTWEIASNRVVADKNLIQMFGISPEIANGGPIEAYFAAIHPEDQDAVQRKAQRAIETGSEYEAIYRVQDAKGELRWVIARGSVERDEYGIAARLPGVVVDVTRQKEAENLASRLAHESDQLRRTYETALSNTADLNFVCDGDGKFTYVNKAFLDLWQKEMSDVVGQSAIPSQSPNDITERFQNQIQTVIQTRKSLRDEATYQTPDGVRQYESIIQPVLGEGGNIEAVVGSSRDITQRKEFEQHLLETHRQKDEFLATLAHELRNPLAPIRTGLQLLKFDHVSEEDATDAIDIMERQIAHLVHLVDDLLDVSRVTSGKIILRNEPVDLRSMIKSALEMCRSNMTDRHHRWTVEQPESPVLVNGDAVRLTQILTNVINNSCKYTPDGGLISLSLSIEAGHAIVKIRDNGIGIPDDLLSQVFEIFKQVEPSLDRAQGGLGLGLTLSQRLVEMHGGTIRADSAGIGQGSTITISLPTTVHSKTSMQDKTPLAASSTGRSLKILAVDDNVGAARLLSKLLSKLGDHDVDVAHDGNTVLRKAAEDCPDLIIMDIGMPGMNGYEVARKLRQMPEAKDTFLVALTGYGQDSDRNEARSSGYDEHLTKPPSLDALQDMLRHPKLHQ encoded by the coding sequence ATGAGCCGCAATTCAGATGAATCGGGCGGGTGCTCAATTGACGAGGTCATCACGACGGCCGCTCTCGCAAACCGGCCTAGTCGGTCGCCCGATTTCGCTGCTGAAAACCAAGCCTTGCTTGAACTTGGATCAGCTTTCGCTGACTCGCCGAAAGGCGTTTTACAAAAGCTTGCCGACATTGCATTGGAATTGTGTGGCGCCGGTTCTTCGGGCATCAGTATCGCCGAGGCCGAAGGGGATCAGGCTATTTTCCGCTGGCGGGCGACCGCCGGAGAATTTCAGAAATATTACCTGGGCACAATGCCTCGTGACTTCAGTCCTTGTGGAGTCGTACTACAACGCGACGACTTGCAGGTTATGTCGAACCCGGCCCGAGCTTTTCCCTACATCGCTTCGATCTCTCCTCAACCGCTGGAAGTGCTTCTTGTTCCGTTCTATCGACAAGACCAGGCGATCGGTACGGTTTGGGTCGTATCTCATTCGGAACACAAAAAGTTCGATGCTGAGGATGCACGTATCGTAAAGAACCTCGCTCAATTCGCCTCGGCAGCAGTTCAGAACTTGCAGGCATTGGAAGAGTCGGAAAACGTAGCGAACCAAGTGAGCTCGCAGCAGAAGGCCCTCGAACAGATCGAACAAGACTTGCTCGAAACACAGCGGCGGCTTCAATCGACACTCTCCGCAGCGGAGGTCGCTACCTGGACATGGGAGATCGCTTCCAACCGAGTGGTTGCCGATAAGAATTTAATCCAGATGTTCGGCATCTCTCCTGAGATTGCCAATGGGGGGCCCATCGAAGCCTACTTTGCAGCGATTCACCCCGAAGATCAAGACGCGGTTCAGCGAAAAGCACAGCGTGCCATCGAAACAGGATCTGAGTATGAAGCAATTTATCGAGTTCAAGACGCGAAGGGTGAGCTGCGTTGGGTGATCGCACGGGGATCAGTCGAGCGTGACGAGTACGGCATCGCCGCTCGTCTGCCGGGGGTAGTCGTGGATGTCACACGCCAGAAAGAAGCTGAGAATCTAGCCAGTCGACTTGCGCACGAGTCGGATCAGTTACGCAGAACCTATGAGACGGCCCTATCGAATACCGCTGACCTCAACTTCGTTTGCGACGGCGATGGCAAGTTCACCTATGTCAACAAAGCATTTCTCGATCTGTGGCAAAAGGAGATGTCCGACGTGGTTGGTCAATCGGCCATACCTTCGCAGTCCCCAAACGACATTACCGAACGATTTCAAAATCAAATTCAAACGGTTATTCAAACCCGCAAGAGTCTTCGCGACGAAGCCACCTACCAGACTCCCGACGGGGTCCGGCAGTATGAATCGATCATTCAACCAGTCCTAGGAGAAGGCGGCAACATCGAGGCCGTGGTCGGTTCGTCTCGTGATATTACGCAGCGTAAGGAGTTTGAGCAGCATTTACTGGAAACACATCGCCAGAAAGACGAATTCCTAGCTACCCTGGCTCATGAACTGCGTAACCCCTTGGCCCCAATCCGAACGGGCCTGCAACTTTTAAAATTCGATCACGTCTCGGAAGAAGATGCGACCGATGCGATCGACATCATGGAACGACAGATTGCCCACCTGGTACACTTGGTCGACGACTTACTCGATGTTTCGCGTGTGACCAGCGGCAAGATCATTCTTCGCAACGAACCGGTTGATCTGCGATCAATGATCAAATCGGCCTTAGAGATGTGTCGCAGTAACATGACCGACCGCCATCACCGGTGGACCGTCGAACAACCCGAGTCGCCTGTCTTGGTCAATGGTGATGCGGTTCGGCTGACACAGATACTGACGAACGTAATTAACAATTCCTGCAAGTATACGCCCGACGGTGGACTTATCTCGCTGTCTCTCTCGATAGAAGCAGGCCACGCGATCGTCAAAATCCGTGACAACGGCATCGGAATTCCCGATGACTTGCTCTCTCAGGTTTTTGAAATCTTTAAACAAGTCGAACCTTCCCTCGATCGCGCCCAGGGTGGCCTAGGGCTAGGCCTGACTCTTTCGCAGCGTCTTGTAGAAATGCATGGCGGAACCATCCGCGCTGACAGTGCCGGAATCGGGCAAGGCAGCACGATCACCATCTCACTTCCTACGACCGTTCACTCCAAAACCAGCATGCAAGACAAGACTCCCTTAGCAGCTTCTTCGACCGGCCGGAGCCTTAAAATTCTAGCCGTGGACGACAACGTCGGGGCCGCACGACTCTTGAGCAAGCTACTGAGCAAGCTCGGAGACCATGACGTCGATGTCGCCCACGACGGAAACACGGTACTCAGAAAAGCGGCCGAGGATTGTCCCGATTTAATTATTATGGACATCGGGATGCCGGGAATGAACGGATATGAAGTGGCCCGAAAACTCCGTCAAATGCCTGAAGCTAAAGATACTTTCTTGGTGGCATTAACGGGATACGGCCAAGATTCCGATCGCAATGAAGCGCGTTCATCCGGATACGACGAACACCTGACCAAGCCCCCTTCGCTAGATGCCTTGCAAGACATGCTGCGACATCCCAAGCTACATCAGTAA
- the katG gene encoding catalase/peroxidase HPI, with protein sequence MTRTIPITTFWASCAVMCLTVSASAQEPTVPAGHPSADSVAPASKCPITGAMNALFTAAHAKTDDGEKIPEAYMNSGPVMSVKNWWPNQIDLQVLHQNSAPSNPLGPDFNYAEEFQKLDLKAVKSDLKELMTTSQDWWPADYGHYGPLFIRMAWHSAGTYRVTDGRGGASDGTQRFAPLNSWPDNASLDKSRRLLWPIKQKYGNKISWADLMILAGNCALEDMGFETFGFAGGREDVWEPQLDVYWGPENEWLGSDRYHGDGELDNPLGATQMGLIYVNPEGPKGEPNPLEAGKAIRVAFGRMAMNDEETVALIAGGHTFGKAHGAAPPKDNVGPEPEAASIQEQGLGWKNKFGKGNAEDTITSGLEGAWTSTPAQWSHEYFENLFGFEWELTKSPAGAQQWKPENGEGAGTVPDAHLADKSHAPMMFTTDLALKMDPEYAKISKRFHENPAEFEKAFAKAWYKLTHRDMGPHARLLGTDVPEPQLWQDPVPTADYETIDDADVASLKKSILDTNLTVPELVETAWASASTFRGSDMRGGANGARIRLAPQKNWAVDNPEQTAKVIATLEKVQKDFNNSQSGDKQVSLADLIVLGGCAAVEFAAKEAGHDVKVPFTPGRTDATQEMTDVESVAYLEPTSDGFRNYIGKNDYDRRNPEEKLIDKANLLTLSAPEMAVLVGGMRALDANTGDSQAGVLTNKPGALTNDFFVSLLDMDTTWHQTGDNAFEGRDRKSGEVKWTATRVDLIFGSNSQLRAIAEVYATDGAEARFVSDFVNAWSKVMDLDRFDVDRSDRN encoded by the coding sequence ATGACACGAACAATTCCCATCACCACTTTTTGGGCGAGTTGTGCGGTGATGTGCCTCACAGTATCCGCCTCGGCCCAGGAGCCAACCGTACCTGCCGGCCATCCGAGTGCAGACTCGGTGGCACCGGCGAGTAAGTGTCCTATCACCGGAGCCATGAATGCCCTATTTACCGCGGCTCATGCCAAGACGGATGATGGGGAAAAGATTCCGGAAGCCTACATGAATTCCGGCCCCGTGATGTCGGTCAAGAATTGGTGGCCTAACCAGATCGATCTGCAGGTGCTCCATCAGAATTCAGCCCCAAGCAATCCTCTGGGTCCCGATTTCAACTATGCCGAAGAGTTTCAGAAGCTTGACCTCAAGGCAGTGAAGTCCGACCTCAAGGAGTTGATGACCACATCGCAAGACTGGTGGCCGGCTGACTATGGTCATTATGGTCCGTTGTTTATTCGCATGGCCTGGCACAGCGCCGGTACCTACCGCGTGACCGACGGTCGCGGGGGTGCTTCAGACGGTACCCAACGTTTCGCTCCACTGAACAGCTGGCCCGACAACGCTAGTCTCGACAAGTCGCGTCGCTTGCTCTGGCCCATCAAACAGAAGTACGGCAACAAAATTTCTTGGGCTGATCTCATGATTTTGGCAGGCAACTGCGCATTAGAGGATATGGGATTTGAAACCTTCGGTTTTGCCGGCGGTCGTGAAGACGTTTGGGAACCGCAATTGGATGTCTACTGGGGTCCGGAAAATGAATGGCTCGGGAGCGATCGCTATCACGGCGATGGCGAACTCGACAATCCACTGGGTGCAACGCAGATGGGTTTGATCTACGTCAATCCAGAAGGCCCCAAGGGCGAGCCCAACCCGCTAGAAGCTGGCAAGGCAATTCGTGTCGCGTTTGGTCGCATGGCAATGAACGACGAAGAAACAGTTGCCCTGATCGCCGGTGGTCATACGTTTGGTAAAGCGCACGGTGCCGCTCCGCCGAAAGATAATGTCGGTCCTGAACCAGAAGCAGCCAGCATCCAGGAGCAAGGCTTGGGTTGGAAGAACAAGTTCGGCAAAGGCAACGCGGAAGATACGATCACCAGTGGTTTGGAAGGTGCTTGGACCTCCACACCAGCCCAATGGTCGCACGAGTACTTTGAGAACTTGTTTGGTTTTGAATGGGAACTGACCAAGAGTCCTGCAGGTGCCCAGCAGTGGAAGCCTGAAAATGGTGAAGGTGCCGGTACGGTCCCAGATGCTCACTTGGCAGATAAGTCACACGCCCCGATGATGTTCACGACCGACCTGGCGCTGAAGATGGATCCGGAATACGCCAAGATCTCGAAGCGTTTCCACGAGAATCCGGCCGAATTTGAAAAGGCGTTCGCCAAGGCTTGGTATAAATTGACCCACCGCGATATGGGCCCCCATGCTCGATTGCTGGGTACCGATGTCCCCGAACCGCAGCTGTGGCAAGACCCTGTTCCGACGGCCGACTACGAAACGATCGATGATGCCGACGTGGCTTCCTTGAAGAAATCGATCCTCGATACCAATCTGACGGTTCCCGAATTGGTCGAAACGGCCTGGGCTTCGGCAAGTACGTTCCGTGGTTCGGACATGCGTGGTGGTGCCAATGGTGCTCGCATTCGCCTGGCTCCGCAAAAGAATTGGGCCGTGGACAACCCAGAGCAAACCGCCAAGGTAATTGCGACGTTGGAAAAAGTCCAAAAGGATTTCAACAATTCGCAGTCTGGCGACAAGCAGGTTTCGTTGGCCGACTTGATCGTGCTGGGTGGTTGTGCGGCGGTTGAATTCGCAGCCAAAGAAGCCGGTCACGATGTGAAAGTTCCCTTCACGCCTGGTCGGACCGATGCGACCCAGGAAATGACCGACGTCGAGTCGGTTGCCTACTTGGAGCCAACTTCTGACGGCTTCCGTAACTATATCGGCAAGAACGATTACGATCGTCGTAATCCGGAAGAAAAGCTGATCGATAAGGCGAACCTCTTGACGTTGTCTGCTCCGGAAATGGCTGTCTTGGTGGGTGGAATGCGGGCCCTCGACGCCAACACCGGCGACTCGCAGGCTGGCGTGCTGACCAACAAGCCGGGCGCACTAACCAACGATTTCTTCGTCAGTTTGCTGGATATGGACACCACTTGGCACCAGACCGGTGACAACGCTTTTGAAGGCCGTGATCGCAAGTCCGGCGAGGTCAAATGGACGGCAACCCGCGTCGACCTGATCTTCGGATCTAATTCGCAGCTTCGGGCGATTGCTGAAGTCTACGCAACCGACGGTGCAGAAGCACGGTTTGTCAGTGACTTCGTCAATGCTTGGAGCAAGGTGATGGATCTCGATCGTTTCGACGTGGATCGCTCGGACCGAAATTAA
- a CDS encoding TonB-dependent receptor, producing MFQNTSGKPLDTHQKALSVNLDNRRYGTFAEIGAGQEVVRWFFRVGGAAGTIAKSMSAYDMQVSDAIYGRAKRYVCRERLQAMLDQEHALNLERLTDMRGETSTFFAFADTVKARGYQGGSECHGWMGIKFQAHSRDDDSQIIIHVRMLDNEMALQQEALGIVGVNLVYGAFNYHHEPELLVDSLLDGLSTSRIEIDMIEFSGIAFRRVDNRLMSLKLVELGLSGAAMFAANGEVLQPSEFLYKKHILVERGSFRPVCNVNLDMLNCAHEKFSQLPDVKGKEVAQIMEITMRNLKAEGEIDRRDFLARADVMAACGMNVLISDYFEYYRLGAYLARCTNEHIGVVMGAASLRELFDEKYYTKLDGGILESFGRLFKNDLKIYCYPLRDRDTGELLTCESLNIKPELQKLYRYLLERDGISDLDNYNPECLDIFSRDVLKKIGDCDPTWETMVPPPVAKVIKERKFFDYQCPDDDSCAVS from the coding sequence ATGTTCCAGAATACATCCGGAAAGCCCCTGGATACGCACCAGAAGGCGCTCAGCGTCAATTTGGATAACCGCCGATACGGCACGTTTGCTGAGATTGGTGCCGGCCAGGAGGTCGTTCGCTGGTTCTTCCGTGTTGGTGGTGCTGCCGGCACGATCGCCAAGAGCATGTCAGCTTACGACATGCAGGTCAGCGATGCGATCTATGGCCGTGCAAAGCGATACGTCTGCCGTGAACGGCTGCAAGCGATGCTCGACCAAGAGCACGCACTGAACCTGGAACGGTTGACCGACATGCGGGGCGAGACAAGCACGTTCTTTGCTTTCGCAGATACCGTGAAAGCCCGCGGCTATCAGGGGGGATCGGAATGTCACGGCTGGATGGGCATCAAGTTTCAAGCCCACTCTCGCGATGACGACAGCCAGATCATCATCCATGTCCGCATGCTGGACAACGAGATGGCCCTGCAACAGGAAGCGCTTGGCATTGTTGGCGTAAACCTGGTGTATGGTGCGTTCAATTACCATCATGAACCTGAATTGCTGGTCGATTCGCTGCTAGATGGTCTTTCGACCTCGCGCATCGAGATCGACATGATCGAGTTCTCAGGCATCGCTTTCCGCCGAGTCGATAACCGCCTGATGAGCTTGAAGCTGGTGGAATTGGGCTTGAGCGGCGCGGCCATGTTCGCTGCCAATGGCGAGGTTTTGCAGCCGTCGGAATTCCTTTACAAGAAACATATTCTGGTAGAACGCGGCAGCTTCCGTCCGGTTTGCAACGTGAACCTAGACATGCTTAATTGTGCTCACGAAAAGTTCTCGCAGCTTCCTGACGTCAAAGGGAAAGAGGTGGCTCAAATCATGGAGATCACCATGCGGAACTTGAAAGCCGAAGGTGAAATCGACCGCCGCGACTTCTTGGCGCGGGCCGACGTGATGGCCGCCTGCGGCATGAACGTGCTGATTTCTGACTACTTTGAATACTATCGCCTGGGCGCTTATTTGGCTCGCTGCACTAACGAACATATCGGCGTGGTCATGGGAGCAGCCAGCCTCCGTGAACTGTTCGACGAAAAGTATTACACGAAGCTCGATGGCGGTATCTTGGAGTCGTTCGGACGACTGTTCAAGAACGATCTTAAGATCTACTGCTACCCCCTGAGAGATCGCGACACCGGCGAGCTACTGACCTGCGAATCGCTGAACATCAAACCGGAACTGCAGAAGCTCTACCGCTACTTGCTAGAACGGGATGGGATCAGCGATCTCGACAACTACAATCCCGAGTGCCTGGACATCTTCTCGCGAGATGTGCTTAAGAAGATCGGCGATTGCGACCCCACCTGGGAAACGATGGTACCACCACCGGTGGCCAAGGTGATCAAGGAACGCAAGTTCTTCGACTACCAGTGCCCCGATGATGATTCGTGTGCGGTCTCGTAA
- a CDS encoding tetratricopeptide repeat protein has protein sequence MTHSALKLPISLLPIGTLVLLPVASSTLHACIDGIESAGSAQVAFLPNRRGLEMPQIDRPEMRRARIKAKIVDLTKKISNEGKTAERFAERGELHVQLDQIHWAVVDYDDAIKLEPKSFALRDRRLVLNRELENFDQVEEDLTALIEIDKSAIRFLERGKFFVEQRNNEKAIEDFTSAIEFDPNLADAYLQRGQLIKDKPSQIKELYGIDQRNLEEAVVDFAKAIELKPDLIEPRRTLIIAYMNLQRYSDAVDQATAIIERIPDDECAKYYRAKSYKHQKKYDLALADLNDLIERVPTASKFIELRAEIYRDTNQVDKAIEDYQHNIEIDGDNHATHTLFARYLLSNKKYALAIKPYSDAIELNQHDQRLQAQLFRERGNAHYWLGELEECEKDLEQAIKLSKNPSFYMRERARVLVRLERPDEAIAIYENMIENYPDNKGSYMDRARLYIVNKQYDKALEDVNTFISQIKNYEESYLLRAQIWARMGNEDGVQEDLKRAKEAKEHWAEVKRKAESRM, from the coding sequence GTGACCCACTCCGCGCTCAAATTGCCGATCTCGCTGCTGCCCATCGGTACCCTGGTTTTGCTGCCGGTCGCTTCCAGCACGCTGCACGCATGTATCGATGGCATTGAATCTGCTGGTTCAGCACAAGTTGCTTTTCTACCTAATCGCCGCGGTCTGGAGATGCCCCAGATTGATCGCCCCGAGATGCGTCGTGCTCGTATCAAGGCCAAGATCGTCGACCTGACCAAAAAAATTTCCAACGAAGGGAAAACGGCTGAGCGTTTTGCTGAGCGGGGCGAACTGCATGTGCAACTGGATCAAATCCATTGGGCTGTGGTCGACTACGACGATGCGATCAAACTCGAGCCGAAGAGTTTCGCCTTACGTGATCGACGTCTGGTCTTAAATCGCGAGTTGGAGAACTTCGACCAGGTGGAAGAAGATCTGACCGCTTTGATCGAAATCGACAAGAGTGCGATTCGGTTCTTAGAACGAGGCAAGTTTTTTGTCGAACAACGCAACAACGAAAAGGCCATCGAGGACTTCACTTCGGCAATCGAGTTCGATCCGAATCTAGCTGATGCCTATCTCCAGCGGGGGCAGCTTATCAAGGACAAGCCGTCTCAGATTAAAGAACTCTATGGCATTGATCAAAGGAATCTCGAGGAAGCAGTCGTCGACTTTGCCAAGGCCATAGAGTTGAAGCCAGATCTCATCGAGCCACGACGAACCCTGATCATTGCCTATATGAACCTGCAAAGGTATTCGGACGCAGTCGATCAGGCTACGGCAATTATCGAGCGCATTCCAGACGACGAGTGTGCCAAGTATTACCGAGCGAAGTCGTACAAGCACCAAAAGAAATATGATCTCGCATTAGCGGATCTCAACGACTTGATTGAGCGAGTTCCCACGGCATCGAAGTTTATCGAGTTGCGGGCCGAGATCTATCGCGACACTAATCAGGTCGACAAAGCGATTGAAGACTATCAACACAATATCGAGATCGACGGCGACAATCACGCGACCCATACTCTTTTCGCTCGGTATCTACTGAGCAATAAAAAGTATGCGTTGGCCATTAAGCCCTATTCCGATGCAATTGAGCTGAACCAACACGACCAACGCCTTCAAGCCCAGTTATTTCGTGAACGCGGGAACGCACACTACTGGTTGGGTGAACTAGAGGAATGCGAGAAAGACTTGGAACAGGCCATCAAACTCAGCAAGAATCCCTCGTTCTATATGCGTGAACGTGCCCGGGTGCTGGTTCGATTGGAACGTCCGGATGAAGCGATCGCCATCTATGAAAACATGATCGAGAACTATCCCGACAACAAGGGCAGTTACATGGACCGGGCCCGCTTGTACATAGTTAATAAACAGTACGACAAGGCGTTAGAGGACGTAAACACTTTCATCAGCCAAATCAAAAACTACGAAGAGAGCTACTTGTTGCGGGCACAGATTTGGGCACGAATGGGAAACGAGGATGGAGTTCAAGAAGATCTTAAACGAGCGAAGGAAGCCAAGGAGCACTGGGCGGAGGTCAAAAGAAAAGCAGAGAGCCGAATGTAA
- the rlmN gene encoding 23S rRNA (adenine(2503)-C(2))-methyltransferase RlmN: MIDLVEQIVRNQLEDTVKELGQPAFRAKQLREWVVQKRVDSFDEMTNLPKAFREKLAQSCRIWTTTIAKHTTADDGTEKLLVQLHDGGRIECVLLRDGDRRTICISSQVGCAMGCVFCASGLDGVDRNLTSGEIAEQMLRLQILLPEGERLSHIVVMGMGEPLANVDRLIPALDLASSEDGLGISARRITISTVGLPPAIDKLSKLETRYQLAVSLHAPNDELRTKIVPVNKTIGIQKILDAADNYFDVSGRRLTFEYVLLSQLNDRPEHAQQLAKLLKGRPALLNVIPYNPVPGLPYETPTVQAQQRFREILENHGITVKFRHRKGDKINAACGQLRRLSKENLVPLEGTAS, translated from the coding sequence ATGATCGATCTCGTAGAACAAATCGTCCGAAATCAACTGGAAGACACCGTCAAGGAGCTAGGGCAACCTGCGTTTCGCGCCAAGCAACTGCGCGAATGGGTTGTGCAGAAGCGGGTTGATTCGTTCGACGAGATGACCAACCTGCCCAAGGCCTTTCGCGAAAAGCTGGCTCAGTCGTGCCGAATCTGGACGACGACCATCGCCAAACACACTACGGCTGACGATGGAACCGAGAAGCTGCTAGTCCAGCTGCACGATGGCGGTCGCATTGAATGTGTCTTGCTGCGTGACGGCGACCGAAGGACGATCTGTATCAGTTCGCAGGTCGGCTGCGCAATGGGATGCGTTTTCTGTGCTTCGGGGCTCGATGGCGTCGATCGCAATCTGACCTCAGGCGAGATCGCCGAACAGATGCTGCGGCTGCAGATCCTTCTGCCGGAAGGGGAACGCCTGAGCCACATCGTCGTCATGGGCATGGGCGAACCCTTGGCAAACGTCGACCGATTGATTCCGGCCCTCGACCTAGCCTCATCGGAAGACGGCCTAGGCATCAGTGCTCGGCGAATCACGATCAGCACGGTTGGCCTACCACCCGCCATCGACAAGCTTTCTAAGCTCGAAACACGCTACCAGCTGGCCGTTTCGCTGCATGCCCCTAACGACGAGCTGCGAACGAAGATCGTGCCGGTCAACAAGACAATCGGCATACAAAAGATCCTCGACGCGGCCGACAACTACTTCGACGTGAGCGGGCGACGGCTGACTTTCGAGTACGTTCTGCTCTCTCAGCTGAACGATCGTCCAGAACATGCCCAGCAACTGGCCAAGCTTCTTAAGGGCCGCCCTGCCCTGTTGAACGTGATCCCTTATAACCCCGTGCCGGGCCTCCCCTACGAAACGCCAACCGTCCAAGCCCAGCAGCGATTCCGCGAGATTCTGGAAAACCACGGCATCACCGTGAAGTTCCGTCACCGCAAAGGAGACAAAATCAACGCGGCATGTGGGCAACTTCGGCGACTCTCGAAAGAAAACTTGGTTCCACTGGAAGGGACCGCTTCTTAG
- a CDS encoding MOSC domain-containing protein has protein sequence MLIIKGVVLQVAVGLPQQYGSPNATDPMDKPWQTGFFKQPVTGAVRLNRLGFEGDGVADLVNHGGKDKAVLCYSAEHYPVWRAEFQQMEAVSERFPLESFGDGAFGENLTMAGLSEENVCLGDVYEVGSAKIQVSQPRQPCWKLGRRWRLKQLTALAVSTGRMGWYVRVLEEGGVAAGEEMVLAERTLPEWPVSRLNQLFYRDRSNLEDAQEMANCDVLAEAWRSEFRKRIKKITS, from the coding sequence GTGTTGATCATTAAAGGAGTTGTCTTGCAAGTCGCTGTTGGATTGCCGCAGCAATATGGCAGTCCGAATGCGACTGATCCGATGGATAAGCCCTGGCAAACGGGCTTCTTTAAGCAGCCCGTGACCGGCGCTGTGCGATTAAACAGATTGGGTTTCGAGGGGGATGGCGTCGCCGATTTAGTCAATCACGGTGGGAAAGATAAAGCCGTTTTGTGTTATTCCGCCGAGCATTACCCTGTTTGGCGAGCCGAATTTCAGCAAATGGAAGCAGTTTCCGAGCGTTTTCCCCTCGAGAGCTTTGGCGATGGGGCATTCGGAGAGAACCTGACCATGGCCGGTCTGTCTGAGGAAAACGTCTGCCTGGGGGATGTCTACGAAGTGGGATCGGCGAAAATTCAAGTGTCTCAACCGCGGCAACCTTGCTGGAAGCTAGGGCGTCGTTGGCGTCTGAAGCAACTCACGGCACTGGCAGTATCAACCGGGCGAATGGGCTGGTATGTGCGTGTACTTGAGGAAGGTGGCGTGGCGGCTGGTGAAGAGATGGTTCTGGCCGAACGGACGCTGCCAGAATGGCCTGTCTCGCGATTAAACCAGCTGTTTTACCGTGATCGAAGCAATCTTGAAGATGCTCAAGAGATGGCCAATTGCGATGTGTTAGCGGAGGCTTGGCGGAGTGAATTTCGAAAGCGGATCAAAAAAATAACGAGCTAG